Below is a window of Molothrus aeneus isolate 106 chromosome 14, BPBGC_Maene_1.0, whole genome shotgun sequence DNA.
AGGTTCTGGCTTGTAGTGTGGCTTGCCCTGTGGAGGGTGGGGAGGtgtgcctggtgctgcagcagtgctggttgTTCAGTGTTGCTCAGAGGGCAGTGTGGGATGGTTCCCTGCAGGGTGAATCCAGCTTGGTGCTTGCTTGGGGATCAGTtcctgggggaactgggagcatTGCTGGCATGATCATGGCCACTGTACTCCACAACCTTGGTGGTTTCTTGGTGCATCTAACAGCAGAGGCTAACCTGGGTCTTGCTGCCCATGTGAGGGCTGAGCCTTCTGCCTTGGAAAACTTGGTGTGCCCTGCCTAAAATCTTGTGGAGCTGGGCTGGTCCCTTGTCAGCGTGGCTGGAGGGGCTGGCCTGGGTCCTGCTGGTGTGGTGGccaggccagctctgcccacccagTTCTTGGAGCACAGTTCTCCCATCACTGCATGGCGCTGCCCTTCTGCTCCCCTTGAGCCAACCTCCACCCCTACCCCTGACTGAAGATGATTTTTGCAGCCCTGTAAGGATGGGTTTGAATGCAGTAAATCCCTTGGGTACTCTCTGGGCtgattccagccctgccttgcaGGGGTGGAGATCCCTGGGTCCTGCAGTTGGCCACCAGCTCAGTGTGGGTGAGCTCTGACAGTGCCTCCAGGTTTATGCTGAGGCTTCCTGGCTACTGCCAGGAGTTCCTCACCTCCACCTGGCCTGCAGGGTCACTGACCACACCAGCCCACTTACAGAGGAGGTGGAGGCAGACTAGCCAAAACTTGCCAGCTGACAGCTCTGGTCAGTGTTCCTAACGAGCCTGgtcagctggggacaaacacaGGGCTGTTGTGCCTGTCTGGACATGGTGCCTATCTATCTGCCTCCACCCACACTGCCTGCCAAGGACTGCAAATAACACTACCACTGCCTCCACCCCTTAAAAAGCAGAATTGAAAGAGCTGCAGGTAAGAGATTGGTGTTTGTGCGCTGTCGGGGCAGCGTGTGGGGTTTTCCATGGGGTGAGGGCAGAGGCCAGCAATGCAGAGGCCCAGCtagggctgctgctctgttggGCTGAGCACTGGGAAGGATAACTGTGCCTCTTCAGcaccctgatgtccccaggacagAACCCTATCCTGGACATGGGAATGTTTTCCCAGTGCCAACAGCCTGGGTGGTTTGTCAGGGTGACAATGTGTCCCTACTCAGGGGTGGTTTTTCTTACGGAGTAGAGGCAGGCAGGTAAAGCCAGCCTGAaccctttccccatccctgagaGCCAGAGGCTGAGTTGAACCAAGTGAAGATTTGGGACAGAAACACAAAGTGGCAGGGCTGATCTCCCttcctcagttctgcttttGGGGATAGGGAGGTCTCAGTGGCTGCCCAGAGcaccttggctgctgctgacacCGCCCTGGTGCCTCTCCCCGTGACATGCTGCAACGGGCCCCTCTGCAGGCATGGAAAAGCACCAGGGTACTTATCTCTCCCTGAGTCACATGGACGTCTGCAAGGCCACAGCAGgagtgtcccctccctggcactgctgtgcttaCAATAACTTCcccctcagcctgtgctgtgcacacaggcagcagagcctgccaggGGTGCTGGGCACCCCAGTCCCACAGAGCCAGCTGGTTtgccagccagggccagggctgtgggttGCTCCACATGGCAAGGTGGCtggtgccaggagctggcagtgctccaGCATTGACCCTGAGTCTGTGGAAGCAGCCCATGGCACCCCCATGAACCCTGGGGAGCCGTAGAGGTGTTGATGCATCTGGGTTTGGGTTGCTTTTTCATTGCAGCCAACCCCAGCATGTAGCATTACAGATTTAGACATGGGGCTGTGcatgctggcacagccaggtcaGTGCCCCAAGGAAGTCACCCCAGGGGCTGGTAGTCCCAGCCTGGACCCAGGGAcatcagctggagctgggagcagctccccagcaaaCACACCTCTGTGTGTCTTATGGCCAATGTCCTGTGTTCACCTAAAGTGAGGGCAGTCCAGGCACTTTTCCCAACCACATCCCTGCCAGAATGGTGCACAGAACACATTGCCTAAATGCCCTGTCCTCAAGAGGGTAAAGAGGACATTTGGCTATTTGGCTAACTGGTGTCCAAAATGTCCCTGTTGCCAGCAAAATGTGAGCCAGTAAGGGGAGAACCATTACGGAAAAGCCTTTACATCAGCACTTTCCCTCCCTATCCCAGACCTTCACCTTTTCACCCTGGCACACATGGGCCCACAGCTGCCAATGCTGTGGGAGGCCAGGACACCTGCCAGACTGATGTCCCCTAGAAATGTGGTGGCTTGAGCAGCATGGACTGCCCCAGCAGGCACCCACACACAGAGGGTGacatcccaggagctgggccttcctggcagggctctgtgaCCCTTCCCTTGCTGGGCACCAGGTGAGTTCCTCATGTCAGCCCCTCTTGGCAATGCCAGGAGAATATAATCCATGCCTCTCCCATCCAGggcccatcctgctgctttggggcagTTTCCTCCCACGCTCCATAAGATGTGAGTGAGCTGTGGCCTCactgcagaggagggaggagaaggctgAGTCACcatcaggaggaatttgggcAAATACCTGGTGACCAGCAGCATGAGGTGAATTCAGATCAGGGCTTGTGGCTGGGTGTCTGTCCCTGCCACTGCTCCATCCCCTCTGACTCCAGCAGGAGAGGATTTTGCCCAACACACACATGTGGAGGATTACAACCCCATCTCTGGCAGGAGGTGCCTGAGTCAGCCTGTGCATTGCCCTGTActgggctgccctgtgccccatggCTCCCTGCCAGTCTGTGGCACCTTCCTCATGTCCCACAGCACCACACTGGTTTGTGGCACAACTCACCCAGGGCAAGGGAGGCTTTTGCACTCTGGCAGCCAGGGTTTTCCCTTTGTCACTTGCTGTCTGGCAGTTCCCAGAACTGCAGCAGAAAGTGATGAGAGCCAAGATCAGTCAGTGATCAAAGCCTAAGGCAGCTCCTGGATGGCAGGAAATTGCCAACCTCAACTTGAACTGCAGATGGGCCAAGCAAACCTCCTTTAGCAGGTATGTGTTTGGCACCAGAGCAAACAGGATAAGGTGAAGCCAGGCTGCACAAACAGGTGaatgctgcagctccccaaggGGTGGATCCTGCCCACCCCCACCTCCCtgttccctgcatccctggggaaAACATGTCACCACCTCTGTGTCACTTGGGTTGGCCTTTTCCTGCCaggtctctgctgcctgcacagacACATTGCCAAGCACAGAGCTCAAACCTCCCCATGGTGGCTGAGGCTGAGAGGGGAACAAGGGGCAGCAAGTATGAGCTGCCAGGAGAAACCTCTGCTGGGACTGCTTGGGGAGGATCTGTGCATGGGGATAGTTAAAGAGGAAAGCACATGGCTATAAAAGAGAAAGGCAGAAGAGAAGGAGCAATAGTGGGGAAAGTGTTGTGTGGGCTAGTGACCATAGTCCTTTGGCAAAGGAGTTGAGAGTAGGCTACCATGGTGTGCGAGAGTTGTGTGTGATGGGGCACTCGGTGACAcggcagggatggacagacaagctgtccccatcctgtggtggggaggagctctgtgctgaagAGCTCCTATGGCCATGGGGAGGGAAAGCCACTGTCCCTCGGCACCCACAAAGGCACCCACACAGCAAGCCAGAAACCCTTGGACACCTGTACTGGCAAACTGGCCTGTGGGCTGCACACACTCAGCACAACCCAACACCTTCCCCAGCAGTGCAGAAGTTATTGCTGCTCTTGAAATAATGCCCTGGAGGTCAGATTTACCAGCAGGAGCTTACTCATCCCCTGCCAAGGAGGGCTCAGCATGAGCAGTGATGAACGGGGAGCACGCAGAGCTTCCTGCTCAGGACCAGGCTGCGGCCAGCCCCTGGCTCTGGACAAAGCCGGGAGTTCACCAGCCGCACGCTGTCCCGCATttgccggggccggggcggcccGAGGCGCAGGTGGCAGCAGCCGGGCCGCGTGCCTCGGCCGGGCGACAGGCGCTGCTGGCGCCGGGGATGCCGAGCCGTTCGGGGGCTCCTGACCGCGGCCGGAGCTCGGTGCTGGCTCCTGGCCCCCCCGGCGCATTCTGCAGATTCCCGCGGGCCGGAggggccgtgccggggctgcggcAGCGTGTGCTCCTGCGGGAACGCGGCTCCGGCGGCTGCGGCACCGCCCGCACTTGCGCCCCAGCCGGGCAGCTGACGGAGCAGAGGAGCGCTTTATTTTAGGAAGCAGCTGGCTCACACAGGAGACATTGTTTATCATCTTTCTCGCCTCTGGTGTTTTATTACAAAGGATTATGGCATGAAAAGCCATTTTGTTCCCCTGTTCGCAATGCATAGCCCCCTCTCCGTGATTTATTCCTCTCCACAGGCAACAGCTGGGGTATGGCATCCCAGGAAGTGGAGGGGGAAATAAGGTGGGGGCTCAAAGCCatggcagtgatggcagcagGGATGCACCCAATGCCCAAGtcatggcacagctggcaggagtTTGCCAGGGGTGTCTGAGATTGCTCATGCACGTTCATGATGTGAGGGGTGGAAAATCAGAATCAAAGCCTTTCCACGGTGGGTAAGGAAATGTCACCTCACTCTGTCTGGCCAGGACAGAGATCAGTGTCCTCTGCCCAAGCCTGTGTGCCCCACAGGCACACAGTGCTGGTGGCATCCTGTGGTACCACAGCCCCAAACCTGCCTGGATGAACCTGCATGGGaatctcctgctgcccagggggaAAGGAacctggggccaggctgggcacagcatggTGCAGGGTATGAGCTCAGCACACAGGTGGGGTGCAGGGTACAAACCGAGGGTCAGCTTGGGAATATGATCCTTTGCCACTCCCCTCAGAATCAcctccaggcagggcagaggcacCTCCAGAGCCACAACAGGACCAGCTTCTCTCCATCCCTTTGTCCAGGCACTTTCCTTGCCAAGCGACAGCCAGGATACCCCTgtccccctcctctgcccctgctgccctgtgcctttcctgtgggtcccagagcagagtccatggcagcacaggctgaactccctcctgcccagcctggcagacTCCTTCTGTGATTTTCCAGGAACCAGCTCCGGAGCCATGGGCAGCAGATATGCGTGTTGCAACAGATGCCTTGTGCTGTTTGCCAAAGGCCCATCCTGTCTGTGCACCTACATCAGGGTAGAACTATGTCTGGTGCTGCCTCCCATGGCGATACCTGCTCTGCCACCTTTGTCACTAACATGTCCCTAAAAACCAGCCAAGGCATtcttgggaagagcaggggaTGGGCGGGGAGGTGAGGGCAGTGATGTGTGCCTCAGCCAGTGCCAGGCCTGCGGTTGCACTGAAGCTGGGACAAGCCCCTGCCTGCAGTGTTGTTtctgaggcagctctgcagcccaggcatgtccccctccctgctgcctcagaCCAGCTCATGAAAACAAGACAGGTCACTTTTTTAGGGCAGGTTGAGCTGTGTAGGGTAGAGGGGGATGAATGATGCATCTTCCCCAGCTTTGCTCCACCTATGGAGCTCCTTCCTGGGGAGATAAATGGATGATGGGGTACCTGACAACTTGCTCAGAGCTGTAGGCTCAGGGCAAATGGGGGTTCCTAGGCTAGGGGTGGCAGGACTGCTCAGGGGGTTCCTATGCTGGAAATTGTTTTGGAGCAGATGCCacgggctggagctgctgctgggtacACTCcttggagaagcagctgcagagccgTGCACCGGGGCTGGAACAAAAGCAGAGGCCcaagccccagctgcagcacaggacgTGTAATGAATTAATCAAGGCATGAGCTGGCAGCCTTGTGTGACCACAGGCTGGCAGGGGGTCGAAGCTGGATCAGGGCTCCTCACCTTGGCACCAGCTTCCCGTTGTTCGCCCTAACTCCCAGAGGTGGCAGTGAGAGCCAAGCAGCCACAcgtgctgcagcctctctgggcagggATGCAGCTGACCAGAGCAGTAAAACCTCTCATGCTGAaggagccctgtgccctgcagagtCCCTGCCACAGTGCAACCCCCTGGTACTGCTCACCCAGCACGTGGGTCCTGGGCCATGTCCCCATCTCCAGACAAATCCCCTGGTGCTCAGGACCCACAGGTGAGGTCCCCTCCTGGCCATggggccagggcagtgctgctctcagcGGGCTCCCACCAGCACAAGGTCATGCCCAGATAAGCCCATTCCTTAACTTGTGCTAAGTGTGCTTTAGCCATAGTAGTTACTAAGTAGGCAGCTCCTGTTGGGCCACAGTGTTTGTTGGTTGCATTTCTTATCTCTTTACTTTGCTGGGCTTTGGGAACATGTTAGTACAAACCATGgctctgtgctttgctgtggCACTGATGGCCTTGctctgctgggggagctgcctTGTGGAGAGGATCAGGGAATACATCTCCCTCTTCTTACCCAGGACTGATGTGGGTGGCTTTGTTGTGCAGGCTCAAGAGGTCCCTGTTCACCCTTACATGGGCTGTTTAAAACTACTAATTAACAACTGGGGGTTTGTGGCAGCAATTTACAGTCTCTGCAGGTAGCTTCTCTCAAGTGTCAGGGCAAGGTACCTATTCAGGGAAGACCTTGTGAACTACTCAGGAAAGTGGACCAGCACAGGTGAAGGCATCCAGCACCTGAGAGAATTAAGTAATGCTGGAGGTCATCTACAGTGATCTAGACAATGATGATGTCTTCAGAAATCCAGAGGGTGTTCAGTGCACACATGCTGTGTGGAGGAAGATTCAGAGTGCCTCAGTGTCATTCTGGCAGCTTGGCAGCAATGTATTATCCAGATATGAAAACATcagctttaaagaaaacacCTTATTGGCTCCAGAACTTTGATGAAATATCTGTCCCTCCTCATGCCTATAAGCCAGTGCTTGGCTGCCAGGGGCACCCCAAGAAATCAGTCccctcctgccttgctcagagGGAGAGTGAGCCCCAGATGCATGTGCTGTACTCTCTTTCTTCTTGCCTGAGCAGGGGAGGACAAGAGGCAGTGGGATGGTGAAGCCAGCTTTAAGCAGAAAGCCCATTTATGAGATGTGAGAGGCAAGAGATCTGTTAAGAGGAGGAAATCCCAAGAAGGCTGCCAATATAATTGCTGTAGAGACACAAGAATGCAACTGCCTTTCAGGGTAACCACTGTGAGTGCTTAAGCCCTACTTCCCCGAAAGCAGCTGGACATCACCTGCTGATGGGAAGTAGAGAATAAATCCTTTGCTTTCCTTAGCTTCTGCATGCAGCTTTAGCTTTATTAACCTGCCTTTATCTTGACCCACAAGTTCTTTTCCATCTTACTTTCTCCCTGCCCTATCTGCTGAGGAAGGGGATGCTAGAGCAGCTTGGTGGGTAACTGGTGTCCACCACAGATGCCAAACTGGTTGTTATCCAGCTCAGCAAGACAACCAGACTGCACAGCCACCGGGAGCCAAATCAGACCGGGCACATCCCTGCTCAGGTAGGTGAGTGACTCCAccagctgccagcacccacAGATTACCCTGGAGGTACACAGGGGCCCCTTGAGCACAAGCACggtcagctggggtcactgGCCATGTGGCACCtttggctgagctgcagggatgtgctgccctCCCTAAACCCTGCAGGCAGCTTCCCCTGAGGATTAGGTGTCTGACAGGGGTGGTGCAGGAAGGCAGAGCATggcacagtgctgcagcagagcaccaTGCCTCTGCTGCCTTGGCAGGATCTGCCGTGGTGGCTCTTTCAGAATCAGAGCTCACCCCTTACATGCTAAATCAGATCCCTGCTCAATAAATACTGGCAAATAACAGGACTGAATGGCTGCCAGGCAAAGGGAACTGGGCAGGGGCAAGAGTGCCATGCTCAGAGGCTCACTCCAGCAATGCATGGTCCTGACAGAGCAGGCATGGGGATCTGGACTGGTTTGGAGGGATCTCCCAGGGGATGGTGCAGGCTGCCTCTGTCACTGGTaccagcagcatcctgcacttctgccctggagctgctgtgtaCAGCGGTGCCCCAGATGCACACCCCTGGAGCTCCCACATTTTCCCCACATTTGCCCTGGTCCCCTACTGCCAACAGCCTCGACCTTGGGCCCTTGTGCTGCCCTCCCCCTCCTCACCCCCCTAGGCTTTCCTTGTTCCCCATCTCTTCTGACAGATCACTGAGGCCAGTATTAATATAATCCCTGGCTTAATTTAAATCCTCCTCCCATCTCATGCTTTCCTGCAGGGAGAACAGAATTGATGCCCTTTTGTGGCACCCACTCAGCCCTGGAGCTGATGCAGAATCCAGATGGCCAAAAGCCCTGGATGTCCATACCAGAGCTTCCTGCTCATCCCCCCTGGAGAAGGTGTTCAAGGCACGTTGCAGCCCCAGTGAGCTGTGTCCCCAAGTTTCAAAGGTGTATCTCGTTAAGCAGCAGGCACTATCAGGAAGAAGAGTTGATGATGCCAACCACACaagtggctgctgctccccagaccCCTCTGCAGCCACCTGGGGATCTGgtttccctctccctctgctctcactgTCTGGGCGAGGCTGGCCACAATTTTCAATGCAATGTTTGTATTAGCTGTTCTTCCCTGGAAACCTCCTTAAAGACATTCTTGCTCCTGGTCCTGTGGACAATCATGAGGGTGGGGGAGTCTTGCTCTTTCGGACAGCTGTCCCTGAAGTGACAAAGTGGGGACGGGGTGACTGAGAGGAGTGACAGGGCCAGGCAGTGAGGAGGCACAGATGGGACCGTGAGGGGAGTGACAGGGAAGGGCGCTGAGGGGCTGCGGTGCGACATGTGGGACTATGAGGGGACAGGAGATGGGGGAGTGACGGGGACTGGCATTAAAGGGGCTGCGGGGGGCAGGGGACATGCGGGGACCGTGAGGAGAGTGACAGAGGGGACTGTGAGCGGAGTGCCAGGGGCGAGCAGTGCGAGGACATGGAGGACGTGCAGGGACTGTGGAGGGGAGTGCCGGGGGGTGCTGTGGGGGGCTGCGGGGCACAGGGGGACGGGAGCTCGAGGGGTGACAGGGCAGGCAGCAAGGGGGCACAGGTGGGACTGTGAGGGGGCTGAGGAGGCACAGGGGAGACATGCGGGACAGTGATGGCAGTGACCGCGGCACCATGAGGGGGCTGAGGAGGCACAGGGGAGACATGCGGGACAGTGATGGCAGTGACCGCGGCACCGTGAGGGGGCTGAGGAGGCACAGGGGGGACATGCAGGACCGTGATGGCAGTGACCGCAGCACCGTGAGGGGGCTGAGGAGGCACAGGGGAGACATGCGGGACCGTGATGGCAGTGACCGCAGCACcatgaggaggctgaggaggcacAGTGAGGACATGCGGGACCGTGATGGCAGTGACCGCAGCACcatgaggaggctgaggaggcacAGTGAGGACATGCGGGACCGTGATGGCAGTGACCGCAGCACcatgaggaggctgaggaggcacAGTGAGGACATGCGGGACCGTGATGGCAGTGACCGCAGCACCATGAGGAGGCTAAGGAGGCACAGTGAGGACATGCGGGACCGTGATGGCAGTGACCGCAGCACCGTGAGGGGGCTGAGGAGGCACAGTGAGGACATGCGGGACCATGATGGCAGTGACCGCGGCACCgtgaggggctgcggggcgggTCCTGCCTGCCGAGGGCGGGCCCTGCCGGCCGGCGGGAGGCGCGTGCGCGGCGCAGGCGCGGGGCTGAGCGGCACCTGCGCCCCGCGGGCCGGGCGGCAGCGGCAGCCGGAGGGCGGTGAGGGTGAGGTAAGGGcgggcccggcgccgccgccccggcctGGGCACCTGCGGAGGGAGAGGGCTGGAGAGCCGCCCCTTTACCCCGGCCCGTCCCGAGGGGGCCCCTCGCGGGTGCCGCTCCTCGGCTGCGGGCTCCTCCCTGGCCGCTCCCGTGGGGCGGGATGGGACCCGCCGGAGGGGCTCGCCTCCGCCGAGCCGGggcctggggagcaggggggagTCGGACCCGGCGTGCCCACCCCGCTGTTGGTGCCTGCACACAGGTGCTGGCGCCCTGCGAGAGCGGGTCGGCCCTGCTGCAGCGGGGTTCAGCATCCGGAATAGCTCGCAAAGGGACCAGCGATGTCAAGGCTGTGTCACGGTGCCGGCAGTGTGCTGacctgagccctgctgctgagtcctgcaggctctggagcagcccgACATAACCTATTagtcatttttaaaaagagtcaCTTGCTAACAGAGCATTTCTAAACAGCAATTCTGCTCGGGGCTCATGGCCTGTGCCAAGAGGGGCTTTGGTGACAGTGACTGTCTTAAACGTCCCTCAGGAAGGTTTGGAAAGGAGCAAGGGTATTGAACAGTTCACCTGCTCAAGGGGCAGGAtttcccctctgccatgggccaTGGGGACCTGTGCTGCAGTTCCTGTTTGTCTCTTCTGACATTTGCATTTTGGTCTTTGCTTTAGAAATACTGGGTCACACACTGCTCCTCAAATAGCCCATCAGGTTTGCTCAGCTGGGCTTGGTTTGAGGTGTTTCTGTGCAGGGAAGTGAAATTTGTGAGCCTTCTGTGCAGAAAGTGAAGAAACTCACTTAAAGCAGAAGTTTCTGCTTTTGGCTTTGTGGTAAGCACTGTTTGAAAGGGCTACAAAAAGAGCAGAATCAAGGTTGAGCAGGGCCCCCCGAGGTTAAGGCAGAAAGCAGGGTTTggcctggaaggagcaggagtgCTGATCTGAGCAGTGCCACACACTCCTGCTTCAGTGGGTTGGAGATGTCATCGCTAAGCAGCACTACTCGTCCACACCCTTCCCAGGAATGTTGGTAGCAGGTGTAAGCaagcctcttgtcttttcatcccaggctgttcccagctggcTCACTTTCCTGGTTAGTGGATTCAGTTGCGTGTTCAATCCTCAAATCAGATTCCAGGGTGTGTGAGTAGGCAGGACAAGCAGATCACAGTTATTATAATCCCCTGGATTGAGGGGAGACACAGGttgcacagcctgtgctctcATGTCAGAACTACTTCAGTTTGTTCTTTTCTTACCTGGGCTTTAGCATCATGTACCTTGtactggctctgtgctgcctggccAGAAATGGGCTGTGTTCCATTTCACTCAGGGCAAGGGAAACTGCTCAGTGCTTTTGTTCTTGCTGTTTTACTCCAGCCATCAGTACTGCACATGCAGGTTCCTAGAGCTCTGCTGTTGTCCTTCCATCCTCACTCAGCATCACAAACTGAAAGACAACAAGGGCAGCTCTGGTAACCTTGATGACTGATGTTTGTTTTTTAGTGACTGATACACTGGAGGAAGGTGTTCCCTGGACAGTCCTGGAGACGGAGCAGGTACAGTACAACACCCAACAAACCTCTTATTCTATGTCAGACCTTTACCCTAACCTGCACAGTGTCCCTGGGAGGGGGAGGATGCACTGGCACTTGGCCTTGAGGGTGCTGACTAAGGAACCTGTGGTGTCTGGGTTGTTGCAATGTGAACCTGCAGCTGAGCCCGAGCAAACTGGGCTGTgacaggcactgccaggcacGAGCAGCTGGTCCCTGTGCCTGGGAAACCCCTTCCGAGGCACCGAGATCACGCGCAGCTGCGCTGGCAAGGTGAGTCAGCATCCTCAGGCTGATTAAGAACTGGCTTGACAAATGACTTGTATTGATATTAGACCTGCACATCTATCACATCCTTCCAGTAGAGCAAGTCAGAGAGGAGAAATTGTTTAGCTGGTGATGGTACAGTGCAAAGGAAGGCCTGGtgattttgctgtttctgtgaTAGCCTCACAGGATGCAGGCTTGGAGAGATGTTTTAAGTAGTGATGATGTGTTTGGAAAAACTGGACAAGCTTTCTGATACAGAGTTTTCACCAAAAGTGCTGTAATTGATACTAAACTCTCAACAGTTGTTTTTACCTTGCACTTAAAGGGGTCATGTGCTGCATCCATTTTGGATCTGATGGAGGACTTGAGTGCCTGAAAGTTTGTCCAGTTCCTAGCTCTAAGCTCTCTAATAGGAGAGATTAGGATGATAAGATCTCTCTAAAAACAGACATCACCTCCTATATACAAAACTTCAGAAATGGGGATGGAAATACCATATTCTGTTCTGCAGAACCCACAAGTCCAATGGCTGTTTTGTTCTATTTCTGAACCCTGCAGATTGCCTCAGTACCCTGCCCCTCCGCACTGCTGCAATGAGTGGGAAGTCCTTGCTCCTAAAGGTCATTCTCCTTGGAGATGGTGGAGTTGGGAAGAGCTCCCTCATGAACCGCTACGTCACCAACAAGTTTGACTCGCAGGCGTTCCACACCATTGGGGTGGAGTTCTTGAACCGGGACCTGGAGGTGGACGGGCGATTTGTGACCCTCCAGATCTGGGACACTGCAGGACAGGAGAGGTTCAAGAGCCTGCGGACGCCCTTTTACCGGGGAGCAGACTGCTGCCTGCTCACCTTCAGCGTGGATGACCGGCAGAGCTTTGAGAACCTCAGTAACTGGCAGAAGGAGTTTATCTATTATGCTGATGTGAAGGACCCTGAACACTTCCCATTTGTAGTCCTGGGCAACAAGATAGACAAACTGGAGAGACAGGTGAGCACAGAGGAGGCCCGGGCCTGGTGCATTGAAAACGGTAACTATCCCTACCTGGAGACTAGTGCCAAGGATGACACCAATGTGACAGTGGCCTTTGAGGAAGCTGTGCGACAGGTGCTGGcagtggaggagcagctggagcactgcATGCTTGGCCACACCATTGACCTCAACTCCAGCTCCAAATCGGGCTC
It encodes the following:
- the RAB9B gene encoding ras-related protein Rab-9B translates to MSGKSLLLKVILLGDGGVGKSSLMNRYVTNKFDSQAFHTIGVEFLNRDLEVDGRFVTLQIWDTAGQERFKSLRTPFYRGADCCLLTFSVDDRQSFENLSNWQKEFIYYADVKDPEHFPFVVLGNKIDKLERQVSTEEARAWCIENGNYPYLETSAKDDTNVTVAFEEAVRQVLAVEEQLEHCMLGHTIDLNSSSKSGSSCC